A segment of the Streptomyces sp. L2 genome:
GTGACCGCGCGCGCGTTCCTGCCGGTGCTGGTGGAGAGCCGGGGCTACCTGCTCCAGATCGCCTCGCTCGCCGCGATCACGCCGGCGCCGATGATGACGGCGTACTGCGCGTCCAAGTCGGGCGTGGAGGCGTACGCGCACAGCCTGCGCGCCGAGGTCGGATACCAGGGTGTGCGGGTGGGCGTCGGCTATCTGTCGTGGACCGACACCGACATGGTGCGCGGGGCCGACCAGGACGACGTCATGAAGGAACTCCGGCAGCGGCTGCCGTGGCCGTCCAACAAGACGTACCCGCTGGGGCCGGCCGTCGACCGGATCGTCGCCGGGATCGAGCGCCGCTCCGCGCACGTGTACGGGCAGTGGTGGCTGCGCGGGATGCAGGGCGTGCGCGGGTACCTGCCGGGGCTCATCGGAACGGTCGGCCAGCGTGAGATGCGGCGGTTCGGGTCCCGTTTGCAGGGGATGCGTTCCGGGCTCGTCGGCGCAGGTGGGGCGGCGGATGAGGCGGCACGGGCTACGGACCGTGACTGATCGAAATGCGTAGCGTGGTGGGCCGTGTGAATCTGGTCGAGGCCCCACGGAGGGGCCGATTCCCCACCCTCACCCACTACGGGAGTGAACCCACATGGGTATGAAGGACAAGTCCAACGAGTGGCAGAACCAGGCCGAGGACGAGATGGGCGAGGCCCGTGAGCGTCTTGGCCAGGAGGGCCGGCAGCGGGGCCAGCAGCAGGGGCAGCAGCGGGGCCAGCAGGGTCAGGAGCAGGGCCGTCCTGGTCAGCAGCCGCCTGAGCGGGGTCGCGAGGGTATGCGTGACATGGACGACACGGCGGAGCAGGAGATGGGGGAGCGGTTCGACCGCGACTACGACGTGTAGGTCGCTTGGCTCTGCCGAGTGAACTGGCGTGGGGCGCCCTTCTTTTGAGGGGTGCCCTGCGTTGTTGTCGCGGGGTGCGGTGCGTTGATTCGTGCGGGTGCGTCGTGGCTTGTCGCGCAGTTCCCCGCGCCCCTGGGGAGTGGCCCCGCCCCATGTTGGAAGCGTCCCGGACGCCTGGGGGTGCGGTGTGTGGTGTGTGTGCGGGTGCGTTGTGGCTTGTCGCGCAGTTCCCCGCGCCCCTAGGACTGGCGCGGCGGGAGTTCCGGGCGGGAGCGGTTGGGGACGTTGGTGTAGTCGGGGGGTGTGGCCGCGGGGGTGGTCTGGAGGAGTTCCAGGGCTAGTTGGACCGCGTCGTCGAGTTGGGCGTAGCGGCCCTCGGCCCAGTCGAGGGGGGTGCGGAGGGCTTCGAGGTCGGGGGTGACGCCGTGGTTCTCGACGGACCAGCCGTAGGCGTCGAACCAGGCCGCGTTCATGGGGACAGTGATGACCGTGCCGTCGCCGAGGCGGTGGCGGCCGGTCATTCCGACGACGCCGCCCCAGGTGCGCTGGCCGACCACCGGGCCGAGTTTGAGCAGCTTGAACGCGGCGGTGATCATGTCGCCGTCGGAGGAGGTCGCCTCGTCGGCGAGGGCCACCACCGGGCCCCGGGGGGCGTTGGAGGTGTACGACACCGGTTCCGCGTCCCGGGTGAGGTCCCAGCCGAGGATGGTCCGGGTCAGCTTCTCGATGACGAGTTCGCTGATGTGCCCGCCGGCGTTGCCGCGCACGTCGACGATCAGGGCGGGCCGGGAGACTTCGAGGCGCAGGTCGCGGTTGAACTGGGCCCAGCCCGAGCCGCCCATGTCGGGGATGTGCAGGTAGCCGCACTTGCCGTCGCTCAACTCCCGTACCACTCCCCGGCGTTTGGCCACCCAGTCCTGGTAGCGCAGCGGCCGTTCGTCGATGAGCGGGACGACCGCGACCCGCCGGGCCCGCCCGGTCTCGCCGGCCGGGGCGAACGTCAGCTCCGTGGTCGTACCGCCGGAGCCGGCCAGGAGCGGGTACGGTCCGGTGGCCGGGTCGACGGGGCGGCCGTCGACGTGGGTGAGGACGGCGCCCTCGCGGATGCCGGTGCCGGCCAGCGGTGAGCGGGCCTTGGAGTCGGAGGAGTCGCCGGGCAGGATGCGCTTGACCGTCCAACGGCCTTCGCGGCAGGCCAGGTTGGCGCCGAGCAGGCCCTGCCAGCGCTGGTAGTGGGGCGGGCCCTCGTTGCGGCGGGCGGCGGTGACGTAGGCGTGCGAGGTGCCCAGTTCGCCGAGGACCTCGCGCAGCAGGTCGGCGAACTCGTCCGGGGAGGCGACCCGTTCGACCAGCGGGCGGTACTGGTCGAGGATCGCGTCCCAGTCGATGCCGCACATCCCGGGGTCCCAGAAGTAGGCCCGGATGAGCCTGCCCGCCTCGTCGTAGGACTGGCGCCACTCGGCGGCCGGGTCGACCCGGTGGATGATCCGGCGCAGGTCGATCCAGACGGTGGAGTCGCCGTCGCCGGGCTCGGCCGACGGCACCGCGCGCAGTTCGCCCTCGTCGACGACGACGAGCCGGCTGGCGTCGCCGCTCACCGCGAACCAGTCGAGGTGGTCGACGAGTTCGGACTTCTTCGCCTTGGCGATGTTGAAGTACTCCAGGGTGGGGCGTCCGCTGATGTCGGCGGGGTTGGCGAAGGTCTCGCCGAGCGCCCCGGAGATCGGCCAGCGCAGCCAGACCAGGCCGCCGCCCGCGACCGGGCAGAGCCGCGAGTACTTGGAGGCGACGACGGGGAAGGGGGTGACCCTGTTCTCCAGGCCCTCCACCTCCACGGTCACCGTGCCCGCCTCGCCGGTGTCCTCGTCCTGGAGCGGGTCGAGCCCCCCGGCGGCCGGACGGCCCTCGGGGTTGAGCGCGAACGGGGACGGGGTCGCCGAGGACAGCGGGACCAGGTAGGGGCGGCAGCCGAGCGGGAAGGAGAGGTCGCCGGTGTGGACGTCGTACACCGGGTCGAAGCCGCGCCAGGACAGGAAGGCGAGGTAGCGGCCGTCGCGGGTGAAGACGGGGTTCTCGTCCTCGAAGCGGCCGTTGGTGACGTCGACGATGTGCCGGTCCTTGATGCGGGCCAGCTTGATCTGGCGCAGCGAGCGGCCGATGAACGGGTGCGACCAGGTCAGCCAGGAGCCGTCGGGGGAGAAGGCGAGGTCGCGGACGGGGCCGTTGGCGGACCGGATGAGTTCGGTGACCGTCCCGTCGGCCGCCCCCGCCGCCCCCGCCGCCCCCGCCGTCTCCGCCTCCGTATCAGGGGCCGCCGGCTCCTCCTCGGCCGTCGCGCCCGTGTCGATCAGCAGCAGGCGGCCGTCGTGGGAGGCGACGGCGAGGCGTTCGCCGACGGGGTCGCTGATCATCTCCAGGACCCGGCCCAGCTGCCCCGAGGCCAGCCGGCGGGGGGCGCGGGCGCCGGTGGCGCGGGGGAGGTGGGCGATCTCGATCGCGTCGTCGCCCTCGGCGTCGGTGACGTACGCGACCTGCCCGGTGGTGCCCAGCATCTCCGGGAGGCGGACCCGGACGCCGGGGGTGTCGAAGAGGGTGCGGGCGGGGCCGTCGCGGTGGGTGAGCCAGTACAGGCCGTTGCGTACGACGACGGCGCTGGCCCGCCCGGTCTCGTCGACGGAGATGCCGTCCACGTGCTGCGCGGCCGGCACCTGGTAGGTGCGCCGGCCCGCGCGCTGCCCGCCGAGCCGGATGTCGAGCTTGCGCGGCCGGGCACCGGCGGACAGGTCGTCGACCAGCCACAGGTCGCCGGCGCACTGGTAGACCACCCGGGTGCCGTCGCTCGCGGCGTGCCGGGCGTAGAAGGCGTCGTGGTCGGTGTGGCGGCGCAGGCCGGTGCCGTCGTAGGCGCAGGAGTAGAGGTTGCCGACGCCCTCGTGGTCGGAGAGGAAGGCGATCCGGCCGCCGACGAACATGGGCGAGTGCAGGTGCCCGCCGAGGTCGGGCAGCAGCCGCCGGCCGTGCAGCCACAGCCGGCCCATGGCGCCGCCCCGGTACCGCTTCCAGGCGGCCGGTTCGTGCGGTGGGGTGCCGGTGAGCAGCAGGGTCTGGTGGCTGCCGTCGAGGTCGGCGACCTGGAGATCGCAGACGGGGCCCCAGGGCAGTTTGCGGCCGGGGTCGCCGTCGCTGCCGACCTTGTAGGCCCAGGTGAAGTAGGAGAACGGCTCGCCGTGCGAGGCGACGGCCAGGATCTCGCTGTGCCCGTCCTCGTCGGGCGGGGTCCAGCCGCAGACCTGGGTGTCGGTGCTTCCCCAGTACGTCAGCTGCCGCGCGGGCCCGCCGTCGACGTCGACGAGGTGGATCTCGGGGACGAGGCTGCGCCAGGTCGTGTACGCGATCCGGCGGCCGTCGGGCGAGAAGCGGGGGTGGCCCGCCTTGGTGCGGTCGACGGTGAGCCGCCAGGCGCGGCCGGGGGCGTCGAGGGGGGCCAGCCAGAGGTCGTCCTCGGCCACGAAGCACAGCAGGTCGCCGTTGAGGTGGGGCAGGCGCAGATAGCTCACCTCCCCATGCTTTTCCGGGTGGCGGGGGCCAGCAACTTATGCGGGTCTGACACTCGTGACCGACGACACGTACGAAACGGTTTCGTTTCGTAGCGGGCTGCGGTACATTCATCATGTACGGAACCGGGAAGGGAGAGGCGGATGACCGAGGTCGCCACCGGGCGCCGCAGTCGCATCACGCCCGAGCGCGAGGCCGAGCTGTACGCGGCCGTGCTCGACCTGCTCCGGGAAGTCGGCTACGACGCCCTCACCATGGACGCCGTCGCCGCCCGCACCCGCTCCAGCAAGGCCACGCTCTACCGCCAGTGGGGCGGCAAGGCGCAGCTGGTCGTCCGGGCGCTGCGGCACATGAAGCGGGGCCACGCCGACGAGATCGACACCGGCTCCCTGCGCGGCGACCTGCACGCCCTCGTGGCGCAGGAGGACGACTGCGCGATGGAGCAGAACTCCGCGCTCATGCGGGGCGTCGCCATGGCGATGCACCACAACGACGACCTGCGCCAGGCCTTCCGTGAGCAGATCATCGACCCCGAGATGGGCGGCTTCCGCCAGGTCCTGCGGCGGGCGGTCGACCGGGGCGAGGTCCGCCCCGACTGCCCGGCGCTGGACTTCATGGTGCACATGATGGTCGGCGGTTTCGCCACCCGGTCGCTGCTCGACGACCAGCCGCCCACCCAGCGGTTCCTCATCTCGTACATCGACGCCGTCGTCCTCCCCGCCCTCGGCGTCCCCGCCTCGTAGAGTCCTTCCCCGAGAAGGCCTCTCCCCAGTTCCCCAGCAAGCCCACCACCTGACGTCACCGCTCACGTCGCCGGGCTGATCACCCCTGCCCAGAAGAACCCCACGACCTGACCGGGAGTACGCCCTCGTGGCCACGTTCCTCTACAAACTCGGCCGGCTCGCCTTCAGGCGACGGCACTTCGTCGCGCTGCTGTGGGTCGCGCTGCTCACCCTGGCCGGGGTGGGCGCCGCCACCGCGCCGACCGCCGGCAACACGTCCTTCTCCATCCCCGGCACGGAGGCCCAGAAGGCCTTCGACCTGCTGGAACAGCGCTTCCCGGGGGCCAGCGCCGACGGCGCCACCGCACGGGTCGTCTTCAAGGCGCCGAGCGGCGAGAAGATGACCGACCACGCCAACAAGGCGGCCGTCGAGAAGACCGTGAAGGAGCTGAAGGCCGGCTCCGAGGTCGTCTCCGTCGCCGACCCCTACGCCGGGCACGCCGTCAGCAAGGACGGCACCATCGCCTACGCCTCGGTGAAGTACAAGGTCTCCGGCATGGAGCTGAAGGACTCCTCCCGCGACGCCCTGAAGGACGCGGCGCAGGACGCCCGGCACGACGGGCTCACCGTGGAGGTCGGCGGCGACGCGCTGAACGCCACGCCCGAGACCGGCTCCAGCGAGGTCATCGGCATCGCGATCGCCGCCGTCGTCCTCGTCATCACCTTCGGCTCACTGATCGCGGCCGGACTGCCGCTGCTGACCGCGCTCATCGGCGTCGGCATCGGCGTCTCCACCATCACCGCGCTCGCCAAGGTCCTGGACCTGGGCTCGACCACGTCCACCCTGGCCTCGATGATCGGCCTGGCCGTCGGCATCGACTACGCCCTGTTCATCGTCTCCCGCTACCGCGCCGAACTCGCCGAGGGCCGCGAACGCGAGGAGGCGGCCGGGCGCGCCGTCGGCACCGCCGGCTCCGCCGTGGTGTTCGCCGGGCTCACCGTCGTCATCGCCCTCGTCGGCCTGTCCGTCGTCAACATCCCGATGCTGACCAAGATGGGCATCGCCGCCGCCGGCACGGTCGCCGTCGCCGTGCTCATCGCGCTCACCCTGATCCCGGCGCTCCTCGGCTACGTGGGCCGCAGGGTCAAGCCGGCCGGTGAGAAGAGCAGACTGCTCGGCGGCGGCCGGGCGCCCAAGCGGCCGGGCAGGCCCAACATGGGCACCCGCTGGGCGAGCTTCGTGGTCCGCCGCCCGGTCGCCGTCCTCCTGCTGGGCGTCCTCGGCCTCGGCGCCGCCGCCGTGCCCGCCGCCTCCCTCGAACTGGGCCTGCCCGACGACGGCTCCCAGCCGGTCTCCACCACCCAGCGCCGCGCCTACGACCTCCTCTCCGACGGCTTCGGACCCGGCTTCAACGGGCCCCTGATGGTCGTCGTCGACGCCAAGGACAGCGCCCACCCCAAGGCGGACTTCACCAAGGTCCGCGACGAGATCAAGGGCCTCGGGGACGTCGTCAGCGTCACCCCGCCGGCGTCGAACAAGGCGGGCGACACCGCGACCATCACCGTCGTACCGAAGTCCAAGCCGTCCTCCACCACCACCGAGGACCTGGTCCACTCGATCCGCGACAAGGGCCGGGACATCGCGGCCACGACCGACTCCGAGGTCCTCGTCACCGGCTCCACGGCGATGAACATCGACGTCTCCCAGCGCCTGAACGACGCCCTGCTGCCCTACCTGGCGCTGGTCGTCGGCCTGGCCTTCCTCCTGCTCATCGTGGTCTTCCGCTCCGTCCTCGTCCCGCTGAAGGCGGCCCTCGGCTTCCTGCTCAGTGTGCTCGCGGCCCTCGGTGCCGTCGTCGCGGTCTTCCAGTGGGGCTGGCTGTCGGGCCTGATGAACGTCGAGCAGACCGGCCCGGTGATGTCGATGATGCCGATCTTCATGGTCGGCGTGGTCTTCGGACTCGCCATGGACTACGAGGTGTTCCTCGTGACCCGCATGCGGGAGGCGTACGTCCACGGCGAGAAGCCGACCCAGGCCGTCGTGACCGGCTTCCGGCACGGTGCCCGGGTGGTCACCGCGGCCGCCGTCATCATGATCGCCGTGTTCTCCGGCTTCATCGGCTCCAGCGAGGCCATGGTCAAGATGATCGGCTTCGGCCTCGCCATCGCGGTCTTCTTCGACGCGTTCATCGTCCGCATGGCCATAGTCCCGGCCGTCCTCGCCCTCCTCGGCAAGCGGGCCTGGTGGCTGCCGAAGTGGCTGGACCGCGCCCTGCCCAACGTCGACGTCGAGGGCGAGGGGCTGCGCGTCCCGGGCCCGGCCGACGGTCAGGACAGCGGCTCCGGCTCGGGCTCGGACTCCGGCGGGGAGCGGGAGCTCGTGCGGGCCTGACCGGTTCCGCCACACCTGTGGGGCGAGCGCGTGCGGCGCTCGCCCCACAGGCGTGTCCGCACACCGATCCCGCAGGTCGAGACGGGCTCAAGGGCAGCTCCGGGGGGCGGTCCTAGCGTCGGGGAGCCAGCCGCCGTATGCGAGGAGACCGCACGAGATGCGCATCCTGTTCTCAACCTACGCCGCGCGCCCCCACGTCTATCCGCTCGTGCCGACCGCATGGTCCGCGATCGCGGCGGGCCACGAGGTGCGGATCGCCAGTACGCCCGCGCTCGCCGACGCCGCCGAGCGCACCGGAATCCCCTCCGTCACGGTGGGCCGGGACATCGACGCGGCCGCGTGGTACGCCCGGGACGTCTTCCGGCCCCGGAAGGCGCACCAGGACGAGCCGGACGACGCCGCCTGGGTGCGGGTCACCGACCAGCTCGCCCTCAAGCAGTTCAGCGTCGCCGAACACATGGTCGACGGGCTGCTGGAGTACGCCCGCGCCTGGCGGCCCGACGTCATCGTGCACGACCCGGTGACCTTCGCCGGGCCGATCGTCGCCCAGGTGCTCGGCATCCCCAGCGTCTCCCACCTCTACGGCATGGCCCGCCTGCTGCGCCTGGAGATCGCCGACCGCACCGGCACCGAGCCCAACCCCGAGTACCTGCGCCTCTTCGAACGGCACGGGGTGGAACCCCGCGTGGACCCCACGCTGTGGATCGACCCCTGCCCGCCCAGCCTGCGCTGGCCCGGACAGCGCGACATCGCCCGGCAGCAGATCCGGTACGTCCCCTACAACGGCCCCGGCGCCGAGCCCGACTGGCTGCTGCGCCCCGCGCGCCGCCCCCGGGTCTGCGTCACCTGGGGCACCTCGCAGCAGAAGAAGATGGGCGTCGGCGTCATCGAGACGTTCGGGCGGGTCGTACGGGCCGTGGCCGACCTCGACGTGGAGGTGCTGCTCACCGTCGGCGCCACCGAACAGGACCACCTGCGCCACCTCGGGGAACTCCCCGAGAACGTGCGGCCCGTCGGCTGGGTGCCGCTGAGCATGCTCCTCGACGGCTGCGACGCCATCGTGCACACCGGCGGCACCGGCGTGATGATGACGGCCGCCGCGCAGGGCGTGCCGCAGGTCGGCATCACCAAGATCCCCGAGGGACGGTTCAACGTCGACCGGCTCGAAGCCGTCGGCGCCGGCCTGCAGATCGACCAGGACCTCTTCGACGCCGGCCGCGAGGACGGCGGACGGGCCGGGTCCGACGCCGTGCGCGAGGCGGTCGCCCGGATCCTGGACGAGCCGGGCCCGCGCAAGGGCGCCGCCGCCCTGCGCGCCGACATCGAGGCCCAGCCGCTGCCGGCGAGCGTCGTACCGGTCATCGAGGGACTGACGTCCGATGCCCGCGGCTGAGACGGCGCCGGCCTTGGCTGAGACGGTGCCGGCCCCGGCGGGGATGGCGCCTGTCCCGGCGGGGATGGTGCCGGCCACGGCTGCGACGGTGCCGGCCACGGCCGAGACGGCGACGGCCCCGGTCGGGAGGACGCCCGCCCCCGGGGCCGTACGCGAGGCGCTCGCCCTGTCCGCGCTGGCCGAGGACAGCGCGGTCATGCCCAACGCCGCCTTCGAGCGGTGGTTCGCCGAACGGCAGGCCCGTGAGGGGTTCACCGTGCGGCGGATCCCGCTGGAGGCGATGGACGGCTGGCACTTCGCGCCGGACACCGGGGACCTGCGGCACGACAGCGGCCACTTCTTCGCCGTCGAGGGACTGCGGGTGCGCACCGGCGACGGCGGGCCCGGCGCATGCTGGGAACAGCCGGTGATCAGCCAGCGGGAGATCGGCGTCCTCGGCTTCCTCGTCGCCGAGTTCGACGGCGTGTGGCACTTCCTGGTGCAGGCGAAGACCGAACCGGGCAACGTCAACACCGTCCACCTCGCACCCACCGTGCAGGCCACCCGGTCCAACCTGATGGGCGTCCACCAGGGGCGCGGACCGCACCACGCCGAGCACTTCGTCGCGCCGTCGGCCGGCCGGGTCCTCGTGGACAGCCTGCAGTCCGAGCGGGGCTCCTGGTTCCTGCGCAAGCGCAACCGGCACATGGTCGTCGTCGCCGACCCGCGCGACGTCGCCGGCCACGAGGACTTCTGCTGGCTCACCCTCGGCCAGATCCGCCGGCTGCTCGGACGCGACAACCTCGTGTCGATGGAGGCGAGTTCCGTGCTGGCCTGCCTGTCGTACGAGGTGGACGAGGCGGCCGCCCGGGACCGCTACGGCGCCGCCCTGCTGCGCTCGCTCGCCCCCGCCGCCCCCACCGTGCACAGCACAGCCGAGCTCGTCAGCGCCGTCAACGAGATCAAGGCCCGCACCCGCGTCGAGCAGCAGAGCATCCCGCTGGCCGAGGTCGGCGGGGGCTGGCGGCGGGCCGACGGCGCCCTCGGCCGGGCCGACGGACGGTACTTCGGCATCACCGGCGCCGAGGTGTGGGCGGCCAGCCGCGAAGTCGGCCACTGGGCCCAGCCGTTGCTGGTCCCGGCGCCGGGCGGCGTCTGCGCCCTGCTGACCCGGGTCGTCGACGGTGTCCTCCACGTGCTGCTGCACGCCCGCAGCGAGGCCGGACTGCTCGACGTGGTGGAGCTGTGCCCCACCGTGCAGTGCACCCCCTCCAACCACCTGCACCGGCCCGAGCGGCAGCGCCCCCGCTTCCTGCGCGAGGTGCTCGGCGCACCGCCCTCGCGGGTGCGGTACGACGTGATGGTCTCGGAGGAGGGCGCCCGCTTCGACCGGGCCGAGAACCGCTACCTCGTCGTCGAGACGCCGGACGACCTCGGCGACGTACCCGACGACTACGTGTGGGTCTCCCTCGCCCAGGCCGGTGAACTCCTCGGCCGCGGCTACTTCCTGAACATGCAGGCCCGCACGCTGCTGGCCGCCCTGCACGCCGTCTGGTGACCCCAGCCCCCCACGACCTTCGACCTCGCCCCTCTGCCGCGGAAGGACCGACCACCGCCATGCGCGCACTCCTCGTCACCTGGGCCGCCCCCGGGCACCTCTTTCCCATGGTGCCGCTGGCCTGGGCCCTCACGGCCGCGGGCCACGACGTGCGGATCGCGGCGCCGCCCGCCTGCACGGACGCGATCGTCGCGGCCGGGCTGCCGGCCGTCGCCGTCGGCCGGCCCGTCGACCTCAAGTCGGCCGGGAACAGGGAGGACTTCAAGGCCTGGTACGAGGGCACCTGGCCGGCCGGCTGGGCGACCCGCCCGGAGCTGCTGAACGACGCCCAGGCGCGCACCCTGCGCGCCGCGACCACCCGGCAGACACTCGTCGCCGACGCCATGCTCGACGACCTCGTCGCGTTCACCGGCACCTGGCGGCCCGACCTCGTCGTCCACGACCCGCTGTGCCTGGCCGGCCCGGTGATCGCCGCCGTGTGCGGGGTGCCGAGCCTCGCCCACGGGTGGGAGGTCGGCACGGTCACCGGCACCGACCGCGACCCCCGGAGCGGCGAACAACTCCCGGAGTATCTACGCCTGTTCGAGAAGTACGGGGTGGAGCCGCGGCCCGCGACCGGCACCCTCATCGACCCCGCGCCGCCCAGCACCTCGCTCGGCGACTCCCTGCCCGTGCGCCGCGTCCCGGTGCGCCACGTCCCCTACAACGGGCCCGGCGCCGT
Coding sequences within it:
- a CDS encoding SDR family oxidoreductase; the protein is MSTVSLEGQVAVVTGAARGVGELLARKLSARGAKVALVGLEEEQLKEVSGRLHSDSAYWYADVTEHEAMSRVAAEVKERFGKVDIVVANAGVATGGPFIDSDPQAWRRVIEVNLIGSAVTARAFLPVLVESRGYLLQIASLAAITPAPMMTAYCASKSGVEAYAHSLRAEVGYQGVRVGVGYLSWTDTDMVRGADQDDVMKELRQRLPWPSNKTYPLGPAVDRIVAGIERRSAHVYGQWWLRGMQGVRGYLPGLIGTVGQREMRRFGSRLQGMRSGLVGAGGAADEAARATDRD
- a CDS encoding S41 family peptidase; protein product: MSYLRLPHLNGDLLCFVAEDDLWLAPLDAPGRAWRLTVDRTKAGHPRFSPDGRRIAYTTWRSLVPEIHLVDVDGGPARQLTYWGSTDTQVCGWTPPDEDGHSEILAVASHGEPFSYFTWAYKVGSDGDPGRKLPWGPVCDLQVADLDGSHQTLLLTGTPPHEPAAWKRYRGGAMGRLWLHGRRLLPDLGGHLHSPMFVGGRIAFLSDHEGVGNLYSCAYDGTGLRRHTDHDAFYARHAASDGTRVVYQCAGDLWLVDDLSAGARPRKLDIRLGGQRAGRRTYQVPAAQHVDGISVDETGRASAVVVRNGLYWLTHRDGPARTLFDTPGVRVRLPEMLGTTGQVAYVTDAEGDDAIEIAHLPRATGARAPRRLASGQLGRVLEMISDPVGERLAVASHDGRLLLIDTGATAEEEPAAPDTEAETAGAAGAAGAADGTVTELIRSANGPVRDLAFSPDGSWLTWSHPFIGRSLRQIKLARIKDRHIVDVTNGRFEDENPVFTRDGRYLAFLSWRGFDPVYDVHTGDLSFPLGCRPYLVPLSSATPSPFALNPEGRPAAGGLDPLQDEDTGEAGTVTVEVEGLENRVTPFPVVASKYSRLCPVAGGGLVWLRWPISGALGETFANPADISGRPTLEYFNIAKAKKSELVDHLDWFAVSGDASRLVVVDEGELRAVPSAEPGDGDSTVWIDLRRIIHRVDPAAEWRQSYDEAGRLIRAYFWDPGMCGIDWDAILDQYRPLVERVASPDEFADLLREVLGELGTSHAYVTAARRNEGPPHYQRWQGLLGANLACREGRWTVKRILPGDSSDSKARSPLAGTGIREGAVLTHVDGRPVDPATGPYPLLAGSGGTTTELTFAPAGETGRARRVAVVPLIDERPLRYQDWVAKRRGVVRELSDGKCGYLHIPDMGGSGWAQFNRDLRLEVSRPALIVDVRGNAGGHISELVIEKLTRTILGWDLTRDAEPVSYTSNAPRGPVVALADEATSSDGDMITAAFKLLKLGPVVGQRTWGGVVGMTGRHRLGDGTVITVPMNAAWFDAYGWSVENHGVTPDLEALRTPLDWAEGRYAQLDDAVQLALELLQTTPAATPPDYTNVPNRSRPELPPRQS
- a CDS encoding TetR/AcrR family transcriptional regulator translates to MTEVATGRRSRITPEREAELYAAVLDLLREVGYDALTMDAVAARTRSSKATLYRQWGGKAQLVVRALRHMKRGHADEIDTGSLRGDLHALVAQEDDCAMEQNSALMRGVAMAMHHNDDLRQAFREQIIDPEMGGFRQVLRRAVDRGEVRPDCPALDFMVHMMVGGFATRSLLDDQPPTQRFLISYIDAVVLPALGVPAS
- a CDS encoding MMPL family transporter; translated protein: MATFLYKLGRLAFRRRHFVALLWVALLTLAGVGAATAPTAGNTSFSIPGTEAQKAFDLLEQRFPGASADGATARVVFKAPSGEKMTDHANKAAVEKTVKELKAGSEVVSVADPYAGHAVSKDGTIAYASVKYKVSGMELKDSSRDALKDAAQDARHDGLTVEVGGDALNATPETGSSEVIGIAIAAVVLVITFGSLIAAGLPLLTALIGVGIGVSTITALAKVLDLGSTTSTLASMIGLAVGIDYALFIVSRYRAELAEGREREEAAGRAVGTAGSAVVFAGLTVVIALVGLSVVNIPMLTKMGIAAAGTVAVAVLIALTLIPALLGYVGRRVKPAGEKSRLLGGGRAPKRPGRPNMGTRWASFVVRRPVAVLLLGVLGLGAAAVPAASLELGLPDDGSQPVSTTQRRAYDLLSDGFGPGFNGPLMVVVDAKDSAHPKADFTKVRDEIKGLGDVVSVTPPASNKAGDTATITVVPKSKPSSTTTEDLVHSIRDKGRDIAATTDSEVLVTGSTAMNIDVSQRLNDALLPYLALVVGLAFLLLIVVFRSVLVPLKAALGFLLSVLAALGAVVAVFQWGWLSGLMNVEQTGPVMSMMPIFMVGVVFGLAMDYEVFLVTRMREAYVHGEKPTQAVVTGFRHGARVVTAAAVIMIAVFSGFIGSSEAMVKMIGFGLAIAVFFDAFIVRMAIVPAVLALLGKRAWWLPKWLDRALPNVDVEGEGLRVPGPADGQDSGSGSGSDSGGERELVRA
- a CDS encoding nucleotide disphospho-sugar-binding domain-containing protein, encoding MRILFSTYAARPHVYPLVPTAWSAIAAGHEVRIASTPALADAAERTGIPSVTVGRDIDAAAWYARDVFRPRKAHQDEPDDAAWVRVTDQLALKQFSVAEHMVDGLLEYARAWRPDVIVHDPVTFAGPIVAQVLGIPSVSHLYGMARLLRLEIADRTGTEPNPEYLRLFERHGVEPRVDPTLWIDPCPPSLRWPGQRDIARQQIRYVPYNGPGAEPDWLLRPARRPRVCVTWGTSQQKKMGVGVIETFGRVVRAVADLDVEVLLTVGATEQDHLRHLGELPENVRPVGWVPLSMLLDGCDAIVHTGGTGVMMTAAAQGVPQVGITKIPEGRFNVDRLEAVGAGLQIDQDLFDAGREDGGRAGSDAVREAVARILDEPGPRKGAAALRADIEAQPLPASVVPVIEGLTSDARG
- a CDS encoding NDP-hexose 2,3-dehydratase family protein; translation: MPATAETATAPVGRTPAPGAVREALALSALAEDSAVMPNAAFERWFAERQAREGFTVRRIPLEAMDGWHFAPDTGDLRHDSGHFFAVEGLRVRTGDGGPGACWEQPVISQREIGVLGFLVAEFDGVWHFLVQAKTEPGNVNTVHLAPTVQATRSNLMGVHQGRGPHHAEHFVAPSAGRVLVDSLQSERGSWFLRKRNRHMVVVADPRDVAGHEDFCWLTLGQIRRLLGRDNLVSMEASSVLACLSYEVDEAAARDRYGAALLRSLAPAAPTVHSTAELVSAVNEIKARTRVEQQSIPLAEVGGGWRRADGALGRADGRYFGITGAEVWAASREVGHWAQPLLVPAPGGVCALLTRVVDGVLHVLLHARSEAGLLDVVELCPTVQCTPSNHLHRPERQRPRFLREVLGAPPSRVRYDVMVSEEGARFDRAENRYLVVETPDDLGDVPDDYVWVSLAQAGELLGRGYFLNMQARTLLAALHAVW
- a CDS encoding nucleotide disphospho-sugar-binding domain-containing protein, whose translation is MRALLVTWAAPGHLFPMVPLAWALTAAGHDVRIAAPPACTDAIVAAGLPAVAVGRPVDLKSAGNREDFKAWYEGTWPAGWATRPELLNDAQARTLRAATTRQTLVADAMLDDLVAFTGTWRPDLVVHDPLCLAGPVIAAVCGVPSLAHGWEVGTVTGTDRDPRSGEQLPEYLRLFEKYGVEPRPATGTLIDPAPPSTSLGDSLPVRRVPVRHVPYNGPGAVPPAPTGPRTAPRIVFTTGVALSRTDTAAVTRALADMLETTRGMDADIVLAVGAGQRALLPPLPDRVEVAEAVPMHLLLAGADAVVHHGGAGTALAAVHCGVPQLVLPRSPIYSETGHRIAASGAGTVLVGDDQHPVTAAPALAGLLGDGPHRTALTALRAELDALPSPAEVALHIEDLLRIPAAV